The following DNA comes from Halobacillus litoralis.
TGAATTTGACACGTGCTACTCTGCGTCCCGACCTTGCTATATTGACAATGGCAGGGTATTTGGATGCTAGACCGCGTGTGGGTTATTTTTTCACGGGAAAGACCGGGTCTGAGTTATTCACAGAAAAATTGAAGAAGTTCAAGGTAGATGAATATCAGTCCCTGCCGATCGTCGTAGAAGAAGATGTATCTGCTTATGATGCTATTTGCGCAATGTTTTTGGAGGATGTCGGTACATTATTTGTGACAAATGAGAAGTCCCACTTAGTTGGAGTACTTTCACGAAAAGACCTTTTAAGAGCGAGTATCGGTAACCAGGATTTGTCATCTATCCCTGTTCATATCATTATGACAAGAATGCCGAACATCACGATTTGTAAACCAGAAGACCTCTTGTTAGACGCTGCACAAAAGCTCATAGAGAAACAAATTGATGCTTTGCCTGTAGTAAACCCCGCAGAAGAAGGTTTGGAAGTAGTCGGCAGATTAACGAAAACCAATATAACGAAAGCTTTGGTGGAGCTTGGCCGGGATCGTCACCTATAAGCTGCAAAGACCGGAGGAGGGTGAAAATGGAGAAACCTTTAATTTATGTACTATCAGATTCAGTAGGAGAAACTGCTGAACTCGTCGTAAAAGCTTGTCTCAGTCAATTCGATGATGGCCCTTTTGATTTGCAGCGTATTCCATATGTCGAAGATAAAGGGACAATCAACGAAGCAGTCCTCCAAGCGAAAGAACATAGCGCTATGATCGGTTTCACGTTAGTTGTGCCAGAGTTCAGACAGCACCTAATATCTGAAGCGAGAAAAAACGGTATTAAATGTGTGGATATTATGGGACCGATGATGGAATTGATGGAAGACCATTTGAAAATCAAGCCTCGTTTAGAACCGGGGCTTGTTCATAAATTGGATGAGGATTACTTTAAACGGGTAGAAGCCATTGAATTTGCAGTCCGCTATGATGATGGACGTGACCCTAGAGGGATTTCAAAAGCGGACATCGTATTAATAGGTGTTTCCCGAACATCGAAAACACCTTTGTCCCAGTACCTTGCCCATAAACGGTTAAAAGTCGCTAATGTTCCTATAGTACCAGAAGTTCATCCCCCGGCTGAGTTGTTCAGGGTTGATCCTGATAAGTGTATTGGACTTAAAATCAGTGCAGAAAAGCTGAACGATATCAGGAAAGAAAGACTGAAGTCATTGGGGCTTGGTGATCAGGCAAGCTATGCGAATATCAACCGGATCCAACAGGAAATCGACCATTTCAACCGTGTAGTGGAGCGCATAGGTTGTCCAGTCATCGATGTTTCAAATAAAGCGGTGGAAGAGACAGCAAATGTAATTATGAATAAATTGCGTCAAGATGCTCAAGAATAGTACAAATTAACAAAAGTCGCGCTATGATTAAGCGCGACTTTTGTTGGGAAGAATGAAATTAAATGAAATTGGATATAGCATTAATGGGAGGAATGTATTATAATATCTATTTGTGGTAAAAATCCTTTTAATGAAGGGTTTGTCCTTGTTCAGAACGCAACATCCATCAATTCTTGCAGGTATTGACTTTTCAGAATAATAAAACATTCGTTTTTTAGGAGGATTCTACCGCTTATTGTAGAAATACTGATACTATGCCAAAACTAAATGTGAAGGTCTGGGTAGATGCAGATAGTTGTCCTGTGCAAAATGAAATCGTTGAAGTGTGTAACCTCTATGAAATACAACCTCAATTCATTGCGACAGTCAATCATTACAGTCCAGTAAAATCAAATGAAGGGTGGACTTTTGTCGATGATGGATCACAATCAGTAGACATATACATCCTCAATCAAGTTCGCTTTAATGATATCGTCATCACACAAGATCTTTCCTTAGCCGTGTTATTAACATCTAAAGGAGTTTACGTATTAACACCACGAGGTAAACTGGTTAAAGAAAATGATGCTGATAATATTATGAATCAAAAATTTATCCGGCAGCAAACAATGAAGCGCCGGAAAAAGTGGAAAGGCCCATCAGCTTTTACCAGCAAAGATGGTGAAAGATTTCGCTCGGCTCTCCAAGATTTGTTGTCAGATGTTGAAGGAATTTAGTCTTTAATCGAGAATAATTGAGTAGTATGGTGATCAAATGGCTGGACACATACCAGATGAAAAAGTGGATGAAATCAGAACGTCATCGGATATTGTCGAAGTGATCGGCGATTATATCGATCTCAAGAAACAAGGCAGAAACTATTTTGGTCTTTGTCCCTTCCATGGGGAAAACACTCCTTCTTTTTCCGTTTCTCAAGATAAGCAGATATTCCATTGCTTTGGTTGTGGAAAGGGAGGGAATGTTTATACCTTCCTAATGGAGATGGAAGGCTTCAGCTTTGTACAAGCGTTGAAACAATTAGCGGAGCAATCGGGTATCGAGCTTCCGGAACAAATGACAGATGAAGGTCCGGCAGAAAGAAGTCAAGAATCTCAATCGATGTTGGAAGCCCATCAATGGCTCACCAAATTATATCATCATTTGTTAAAGAATTCCAAAGAGGGTCAGGAAGCTTATCAATATTTGATGGATCGAGGCTTTACGGATGAAACGATTCAAAAGTATCAGATTGGCTTTTCGCCGAATTCAAAAGACTTTGTCGTAACTTTCCTCGAAAAGAAAGGCTACCATCCACAAACGATGGTCAAGGCGGGGCTGCTCAGTACGAATGATCATGGAGACTATGCGGACCGGTTCAGAGGACGGGTCATCTTCCCGTTAAGAAATCACCTCGGAAAGACTGTGGCATTTGCAGGGAGATCCATAGGAGAACAAGAACCGAAGTATTTGAACAGCCCTGAAACGGAGCTTTTTCATAAGGGAAGGCTGCTTTATAATTTCGATCTGGCACGTTCAGCGATCAGAAAAGAAAAGTCTGTGTTACTCTTTGAAGGTTTCGGCGATGTCATAACAGCAGATCAAGCAGGTATTCATAATGCTGTAGCAACGATGGGAACAGCATTATCAAGTTCTCAGGCAAACCTTTTAAAAAGGTATGTCGAACAAGTAATTATTTGTTATGACGGAGACCGTGCAGGCATAGAAGCTGCGGTCAAGGCGGCGAAATTGGTTAAGAGTATCGGATGTCACACCTATGTTGCAAGAGTGCCAGACGGACTGGATCCTGACGATTTCATTCAAAAGAATGGGGGAGAACGATTTCGTCGGGAAATCATCGATACAAGTGATACGTATATTTCATTCATGATGAGCTACCTTCGAAGGGATTATAATCTTCAATTAGAAGGAGATCGGATCACATATATCGAAAAAGTATTACAAGAGATCGCCGTTCTCGATCGTGCTGTTGAAAGAGAACATTACCTCAATGAATTGGCAGCAGAATTCAAGATGGCCCTGGATACTTTGAAAGAAGAAGTGCAGAGAATCAGAGGTAAAAGCGGTGTAAAGGATAATGAGACCAGGAACCGATATACTAATCATACGAGAAAATCATCGGTCCAGAATAAATTACTGCCAGCCTTTCACAATGCAGAAAGGAAACTGATTGCATATATGTTGAAAGATCCTTATATTGCTGATAAAGTTCAGAAGGAAATAGGCGGTGCTTTTAATATAGAAGATCATCAAGTCATCGTGACCCATCTTTATGCATATTATGAAGACGGTAATGAATCGGATATCAGTCAGTTTGTGGAACTGATTGAAGACCCTGCCGTGAAAAGTCTAGCTATAGAGCTTGCGATGGCTCCCATCAGCGAAGAGGTCTCTGATCAAGAAATCAATGATTATATTTCATGGATACGAGCAGAATATTGGGATCTTACCGACATCAAAAATCTCGAAGCTGAATTGAAAAAAGCAGAGCAGCAGAAAGATCCTATCAAAGCAGCAGAAATTGCCATGGATCTTATCAAACGAAAAAAAGAGCTGAAAAACAACTAGGTATAGTTTGTATAGATTGTTGGAAGGAGGGGGACTTATGGCAGATAAGAAACAACAGCCATCACGTTCTAAAGAAACAACTGAAAATCAGAGTGAACTGACACTTGAGCAAGCAAAAGAGCAAGTGTTGGAGATTGGAAAAAAACGCGGAATCCTGGCCTATGAGGAAGTGGCAGAAAAACTCTCCAGTTTTGAATTGGATTCAGACCAAATGGATGAGTTTTATGAGCACCTCAATGAGCAAGGGGTAGAGGTGATCGGAGACTCAGATACAGATCCGAGTATGAAACAATTGAATAAAGAAGAAGAATTCGATCTAAACGATTTGAGTGTGCCACCTGGGGTGAAGATTAATGATCCAGTCCGCATGTACTTGAAAGAAATCGGCCGTGTCAACCTTCTCGCTGCTAAAGATGAAATCAGTCTGGCTCAGCGTATTGAGAGTGGTGACGAAGAAGCGAAGCGCGATCTGGCAGAAGCTAACCTCCGACTAGTAGTAAGTATTGCTAAACGTTATGTAGGCAGGGGGATGTTGTTCCTGGACTTGATCCAAGAAGGGAACATGGGGCTTATCAAAGCCGTGGAGAAGTTCGATTATCGTAAAGGTTATAAGTTCAGTACTTATGCAACATGGTGGATCAGGCAAGCCATCACCCGTGCGATAGCTGACCAGGCCCGTACGATCCGAATCCCCGTACACATGGTGGAAACAATTAATAAATTGATTCGGGTGCAGCGTCAACTTCTACAGGACCTTGGGCGCGAACCGACACCAGAAGAAATTGCTCAAGACATGGACCTTACTCCTGATAAAGTCCGTGAAATATTAAAAATCGCTCAAGAACCAGTTTCTTTGGAAACACCTATTGGTGAAGAAGATGATTCTCATCTCGGTGATTTCATCGAAGACCAGGAAGCAACCTCTCCTTCCGATCATGCAGCATACGAATTGCTGAAAGAACAACTGGAAGATGTGCTGGATACATTGACTGATCGTGAAGAAAATGTTCTGCGTTTGCGTTTCGGATTAGATGATGGCCGTACCCGTACTCTGGAAGAGGTTGGAAAAGTATTTGGAGTCACACGCGAAAGAATTCGCCAAATTGAAGCTAAGGCTCTTCGTAAACTGAGACACCCAAGCCGAAGCAAACGTTTAAAAGACTTCATGGAATAACAATCTTCCTACTCAGGACCCCCTTATCGTTTGGTATTCATTCGGGTGGGTGTCCTGAGTTTTATCTTTGTTGCTGGAGGGTGCTATGAAAGATGACCGTACGAGGACCATTATCAGCGAAATTCATTATTGGAAAAATAACCGCTTATTACCAAGTGAATATTGCGATTTTCTTTTAGCGTTGTACACAAAAGGAGATGGGGATCACTTAGAAGAACGAGAGAACACCCATGCGAGATCGCATCTTTTTTTCTATCTGAGTATCAGCCTCACTTTATTTTTGGTACCCCTTTCATTTCTTGTCATTTATTTTACTGAAATGGGCATCATAATGCAAACAGGGCTTTTGTCGAGTTTTGTAATCATTGCAGGGTTTCATTTCTGGTGGTTAAGAGCTAAGAGATCGGAATGGTCGTTCCTGCCTTTGATTGTTACATTACTGACAATGCTCCTTCTATCCATCCATATCGTCCAGTATTTCTGGCAAAATGAAGTGGCCTTATACATAGTCATGGGCGTTCACTTTTCTTTGTGGGTCTATCTTGGCTGGTTATGGAATGTGAAAACCTTGCTCATATCTGGTTTGATAGGATTTTTGATACTGTTTATATATATTGTTTTATAAGTTTTCACATGTTATCTCTTTAATAAGTAACGGATTTCAAGTAAAATAAATATAGTCGAATAGACGCGAAAAATTCATATTGAGGGAATACATAAGGAGGTTGCAACTAATGAGAAAAAACCCTGTGATTCCATTCGCAGTGATTGCTGTACTAGGTATTATAGTCATGATTATCGTATCTTCAGCTGGTATCAATCAGCGCGAAGCCATCCAGAATGAAGAAGAAGGCGGAGGAGAAGAAGAAACGGTAGATGCCGGTCCGGAAGAATTGTTCCAAAATCAATGTGCCACCTGCCATGGTGGAGATCTTAGTGGAGCAAATGGTCCAAACCTTCAAGAGGTCGGAAGTAAATACTCTGCGGAAGAAATCAACGATATAATAGTCAATGGTAAAGGTTCCGCAATGCCTGCTGGGCTTTACACAGGAGAGCAAGCGACTAAATTGGCGGAGTGGTTGGCAGAGAAAAAATAAGACCTTATAAGAAAAGCTTTCTGTTCACTTCAGAAAGCTTTTCTTTTTAATGAGAGGATTTTTAATATGAATGTAAATCAATTATCAAAACGGCTGACTCTAGTGGCAGAATATCTGCCTCATGGCTCCCATTTTGCTGATATAGGTTCTGATCATGCTTATTTACCATGCTATGTCTGCTTAAGGGACTCAGAAGCACAGGCAATCGCAGGGGAAGTCAATCAGGGGCCTTATAATAGTGCCCGTCAAGAAGTGGAAAAACATGAACTTCAGGATAGGATTGATGTTCGCCTTGGTAATGGACTTGAGGTAGTACAAAAGGATGAAGTCGATCAGATTGTGATCGCAGGAATGGGCGGCCCCTTAATCAGAGATATATTGGAAGAGGGAAAAGATAGACTTACCTCCGTAGAGAGAATTATTACGCAGCCGAACGTTGATTCAAAATCGGTTCGACAATGGTTTTATAAGAATGACTATGAACTTGTGAGCGAATCAATCGTGGAAGAGAGCGGCCATATTTACGAAGTTTTAGCAGCTGAAAAGGGTGACCCTTCACGCCCCTACCATAAAGAGAGCATAGAGAAAGAAATGTGGTTAGGTCCATTTTTTTTAGCAAGCCCTTCAGAAACGTTTATCAAGAAATGCCAGGAGGAACTGAATAAAAAGGAATACGTCCTAAGGCAAGTGAAGCTGGCAGTAGAAGTCAGTGAGAGCAAAATAGATCGTCTTCAGCAAGAAATAAGATGGTTGAAGGAGGTTATTGAATTATGAAACAGCAATGGATAGTGCAGGAAATCATTAAACAGTTTGAAGAATGGTCCCCTAAGCATTTAGCTTATGATTGGGATAATGTCGGTCTTCAAGTAGGTTCTCTAAACAAACCAGTGAAAAATATCATGGTGACACTGGATGTATTAGAAAATGTCGTAGATGAGGCAATAGAAAAGAACGTTGACTTAATTATCGCTCACCACCCATTATTGTTCGTGAAATTAAACCAGATCAATTTGGATACGCCTAAAGGAAGGATAGTCCAGAAGCTGATCAAGCATGATATCACTGTATATGCAGCACATACTAATTTAGATATAGCACAAGGTGGTGTCAATGATGTGATGGCAGATCTATTAGGCTTGAAAAATCGAAAGCCTCTTATCAAATCAGGTGAGGATAAGTTAGTCAAACTGACGGTTTTCGTTCCTGAAGACCGTGCCGATGCGGTTAGAAATGCGATCAGCGAGGCTGGAGCAGGTCATATCGGTAACTATAGTCACTGCACATATCAATTGTCCGGCCAGGGTACGTTCCAACCAGAGAGTGGAACAGATCCGTTTATTGGCGAACAAGGAGAACTTGAAGTCGTTGATGAAAAGAGAATTGAAACCATTGTTCCTAAATCAGATTTGGCGGGTGTATTGAAGGCGATGGAAGCAGCTCACCCTTATGAAGAAGTTGCCTATGATCTTTATCCTTTGTTGAATGAAGGAGAGTCGCTTGGTGCTGGAAGGGTCGGTACACTCCCTGAACCTGTGCAGTTGGAGAAATTTATCGGCCAGGTTAAAGAAGCTTATGAGATCCCATCAGTTCGCGCAAGCGGTGATTTTACAAAGATGGTGAAAACTGTTGCTCTCCTTGGTGGCAGTGGAGAGAAATATATCCATGCTGCTAAACGGAGCGGGGCAGATGTTTATATTACTGGGGATATGACTTTTCATATAACTCAAGATGCAATGGAAATGGGGCTGGCTGTCATAGACCCGGGTCACCATGTCGAAAAGGTCGTATGCCCTAAGGTGAAGGATTACTTAGAAGAGCATTGCAATCAAAATGGACATTTGAATATTCTTGTTTCAGAATCAGATACAGAACCGTTCAAAATGGTATAATGAAAAACCACAGATTTACAAGGAGAGATGCTAAAAACCTTGTATATCTGTGGTTTTTTTGTATTTGACACTACCATTGAATGGCATCCTTGCGAGAAGGAAAGAATGGAATTGGTTGCTTATCGTAGGGTTTGAGGAAAGGGATAGGTCAATTTCCAAGTAGATTTTTTGTTTGGTCTTACTTTACTCTTATGGAAGGCTGGTTATTTCATTAAGTATTTAGCAAAGGTCATTTGATTCACCTGTCTGTTTCTTTCTATATAAAAATAAGGTTGGGAGCCTATGCCCCCAGCCTTATTACGTTCTATTCGCTTTCTTTTTGGTTTTGACTCTTGGAAGAATTTTTTTCTGTTCCACTTTAGATTCGCGAATCCATGTGTCTTCATCTTCGTGGTCAAACTGCTCAATGAATTTAATTACTTCTTTAGTGATAGGGGTCGGTGTGGAAGCGCCGGCTGTAACGGCAACTGTTTCGACACCTTCCAGCCAATCAAGATGGATTTCGGTGACGTCTGAAATACGGTAGGCTGTGGTTCCTGCTTTTTCTTTGGAAACCTGAGCAAGGCGGTTAGAGTTGTTACTTTTCGGGTCGCCTACGACGAGAGTCAAGTCAGCTTTTCCGGCTTGTTCAGACACGGCTTCTTGTCGGACTTGTGTCGCCATGCAAATTTCCTGCTGTTTCTCTAACTGAGGGAATTTTTCCTTCGCTCTCTCCATCACATCATAGACGTCCCATTGACTCATAGTTGTCTGGTTTGTGATCATCAATTTGTCATGGGTGATCTCAAGTTGGTTCACATCCTCTTCTGTTTGAACGAGATGGACTTTGCCCGGGGCTACCCCCATCGCTCCTTCAGGCTCTGGGTGGCCTTTTTTTCCTACATAAATGATTTCATAGCCTTCTGCTACTTTCTTTCGAATCAAGTTGTGAGTGTTCGTAACGTCAGGGCAGGTCGCATCAAGGACAGTCAATCCTTTAGCTTTGGCGCGTTCCTTCACTTGCGGAGATACACCATGTGCAGTGAATATAACTGTTCCATCATTGATTCCTTCTAACATGTCATTACGATTCTTCCCATCAACTGTGATGATTCCTTCCTCTTCGAAAGCATCTGTAACATGGGTGTTGTGGACAATCATCCCTAATATATATATCGGGCGAGGTAGATTCGGGTCTTTCGCTGCGTTCTGGGCAATGACCATAGCGTCTACTACACCGTAGCAATAACCGCGAGGGGCGATTTTAATGACTTCCATTCTTTAACGTCCTCCTCTTTATCCAATCCAATAACTTTTAAGATACCATTATCATTATAAAGGCTAAAGGGAAAGATGACAAAGAAAGCAGATGTTAAAATAACGATATCGTGCAATTTTTCCCTGCCTCTATTATAATAGGGAAGGAACATTTTATTTAAAAGGAGAACGGTTATGAGTAAGCATAAATTTGAACAATACGCCATTACCCCTACAGTCAGTAAGATTGTGGGAGGGCTGGGCTTTCAAGAACCAACACCTATTCAGAAACAAGTATTACCACCTGCATTGAGAGGTGAAAGTTTGATCGGTCAATCTCATACAGGTTCAGGGAAAACACATGCCTTTTTACTTCCATTATTAAATCAGTTGGAAGAAGCCATCAATTCAGTTCAGTTTGTCATTACAGCACCGACGAGAGAGCTTGCCATTCAGATTCAAGATGAAGTGAAAAAAGCGATTGAGTTAGCTGGAAAAGAAAATGTATGGCGCTCCAAGCTGCTTATAGGTGGTACGGACAAGCAAAAAATGGTGGACAAACTATCGTCAATGACTCCTCATATTGTTGTCGGCACACCAGGAAGAATATTAGATATGGTTAAAGAAGAAGCCATTGATTTATATCATGCCAAAGCATTCGTTTTGGACGAAGCGGACCTAATGCTTGATCTGGGTTTCATTGAAGATGTCGATCAAATTCTTGTGCGGATGGACCAAGAGGTACAAATGATGGTCTTTTCTGCAACGATCCCGGAAAGGTTACAGCCTTTCCTGAAAAAGTATTTGACGAATCCGACTCATATAGAAATTGAGGATGACAAACCTTCGCCTGAATCGATGGAACACCGTTTGATTCCATTGCGCCATAAAGAGCCTGCGGACATTATCATCGATATATCCAAAGCTATCCAACCCTATTTGGCAATCATCTTTACAAATGGAAAAGAACACGCGAACAGGCTAGCAGACCAATTGATGGACAAAGGTTTGGAAGTTGGGCTTTTACATGGCGGCTTATCTCCGAGAGAGCGTAAACGGATGCTTAAAGAATTGCAAAGCCTTCGTTATCAATACATCGTAGCCACGGATCTCGCATCTCGAGGAATTGATATTCAAGGTGTCAGTCATGTAATTAATGCCCAAATGCCGAAAGAGGAAGAATTCTACGTTCACCGTGTAGGTCGTACTGCCCGTGCAGGATTACAAGGCACAGCCATTAACCTTTATAAAGAATCAGATTTACCTTTGATACAGAAGTTAGAAAAGAAAGGTTTATCGTTTGATTTTTATGAGGTGAAAAATGGAGAATGGAAAGAAGTCAACTCCTACAATGAAAGACAAACAAGAGAGCGCAGTGCCTCAAGTGAAGAGAAAAAGGCAAAGCAAATGGTACGTAAACCGAAGAAAGTCAAACCAGGTTACAAAAAGAAAATGAAACAAGAAGCAGATCAGAATTTGAAAAAGATGAAACAAAACCGTTTTCGTAAGAAGTAAGGAAGGAAAGGGATTTTATGTTGAAAATCGGTTCACATGTATCGATGAAAGGAAAGAAAATGCTTCTAGGGGCCAGTGAAGAAGCTGCCTCCTATGGTGCAGGGACATTCATGATCTATACGGGAGCCCCTCAGAATACTAGACGTCGCCCGCTTGAAGAACTGAATATCGAAGCAGGCACTGAACATATGAAAGAACATGGCATGGAGGATATCGTCGTCCATGCTCCTTATATTATTAATATCGGAAATACTACAAAACCAGAGACTTTTCAATTAGGTGTCGACTTTTTACGTAATGAAATCGCCCGTACTGAAGCGCTGGGTGCGAAACAAATCGTGTTGCATCCTGGTTCCCATGTCGGTCAAGGAGTAGACAAGGGGATTCCGAAAATCATTGAAGGGTTAAATGAAGTCTTGCACAAAGACCAAAGTGTCCAAATCGCCCTTGAAACGATGGCTGGAAAAGGATCGGAGATAGGGAGAAGCTTTGACGAACTTGCCCAAATTATCGATGGTGTGACAATGAACGAAAAACTTTCCGTATGTATGGATACATGTCACATCCACGATGCAGGATATAACGTCGTAGAGGATTTTGACGGTGTACTGAATGAGTTCGACAAAATTGTTGGACTTGACCGTTTGAAAGTGATTCACGTAAACGACAGCAAGAATGCTCAGGGCGCAGGAAAAGACCGACACGAAAACGTTGGTTTTGGGCACATCGGTTTCAAGGCACTTCATCAGGTCATTCACCATCCGGCATTAAAAGATCTGCCTAAGATTCTTGAAACTCCATATGTCGGAGAGGACAAGAAAAACAAAAAACCTCCATACCGGTTTGAAATTGATATGGTTAAAGAAGGAACTTTCGATGAAAACCTAAAAGATAAAATCATGGAGCAATAATCGGATGTGAAAACGCGTTGGTATTCCCGCCAAGAAAAAATTGAGATATGCATAGAAAAAAGCAGGAAGCTTCCTGCTTTTTTTCGTCTGGAAAATGGTGGTACATGAGCGCCAAAACTCTCGGGGTCTTAAGCAAGCTCTTTGCTTTGGTAAAAAACCGCCACTTCAAAGATTTACTTAAGCTGGTCTAGGCTGGTCAAGCACTTGCGCTTTTGTTTATTTCAGCCAATCTTCCACACCATACTCCTTCGCGATCTTCATAAGTAATTGATTCACTGCTCGTGCTGTATCTTTTGAAGTGATACTCGCAAGTTTTTTCAGCATTCTCTTCCGGCCCTCTGGATCGAAGGGGTTCTCCTTATTTTTCTTCAAAGCTTTCACTATGGCTGCGGCTTCTTGTTCGGATATAGAAATGCGGTACTTCTTACTATAGAAAAGTAATTCATTTACGGTTAGTTGTTTCAACTTTTGGGTAATGAACTGTTGTGCCACATTTTTCATTGGCTTATACTCCCTCTCTCCTTATTTAGTACACCATATGAAAAGTGGGAAGGATATGTGTTTTTGAAAAATCATGTGATTGAGTATATCAATTGAAATACACCAGGCAATACTATAGTGTAAGCCAATGGGTCCAAATGGGTACTGCTCAACAGTGCCGATTTTGCAGGAACAGCGAAGGAGTGAATGAAATGAAGGAGAATCCCTTTTTAATGAAATCGGGTTTAGCGATGCTGCTCGTTGCAGTAACATTCTTTACTGTGCACCAATGGAACCAGAAAGAGGAAAAAACTTTAGCTGAAAAGAATCAGCAATTAGAAAATAAGAACGAAAAGCTTGTCACAGAAAATGATCGATTAAAGTCAACCAACGATTATTTGAAAGGGCAGCCTGTGGAAACAAGCGAGAAAAATGGATATCACACATGGCCTGCTATAGAAAAGAAGGCAGAACAACTGGTCAAAGATAGTGGTGGAGAATTCAAAAAGTCATGGGCGATGTATTTAGTGAGGGAGTCCAAGCGTTATGAAATCGATCCCTCTCTCGTTTACGAACTGTTAAAAGTGGAAACGGGGGGAACGTTTGATCCAGAGCTTGTAGGGCCTGAGACAAAGTATGGACACGCTTATGGAATGTCCCAGTTCATGAAGAATACTGCTCCATGGATTGCTGATATGGCTGACTTACCTTATGAAGATGAGCTTTTATTCGATCCTTATTATTCCATGCAATTATCATTAGTTTATTTAGATTTTCTTAAAAGCAAGTATGAAAATTGGGACGAAGCTTTAACGGCTTATCATCGAGGGATGGGTGGTCTAGAGCAATACAAGGAAGAAAATGGACATGCTGAAAGCTGGTATGCGGAAGAAATTCAAGAAAAAGCAGACACACATACAACAGTAGCTATAGCTAAGTAAGCTTCTGTATTTCCATTTGAGTAATTCAGTTATAGGGCGAAACCACATTTCGGAGTCCCCTCATCTGGATTATTTTTTTATCCAAATGGTAAAAAAAACCTTCCCATCAACTTCCTGATGTAAATGGAGATAATCTTCACATACTAATCA
Coding sequences within:
- a CDS encoding DUF2624 domain-containing protein, which produces MKNVAQQFITQKLKQLTVNELLFYSKKYRISISEQEAAAIVKALKKNKENPFDPEGRKRMLKKLASITSKDTARAVNQLLMKIAKEYGVEDWLK
- a CDS encoding DEAD/DEAH box helicase is translated as MSKHKFEQYAITPTVSKIVGGLGFQEPTPIQKQVLPPALRGESLIGQSHTGSGKTHAFLLPLLNQLEEAINSVQFVITAPTRELAIQIQDEVKKAIELAGKENVWRSKLLIGGTDKQKMVDKLSSMTPHIVVGTPGRILDMVKEEAIDLYHAKAFVLDEADLMLDLGFIEDVDQILVRMDQEVQMMVFSATIPERLQPFLKKYLTNPTHIEIEDDKPSPESMEHRLIPLRHKEPADIIIDISKAIQPYLAIIFTNGKEHANRLADQLMDKGLEVGLLHGGLSPRERKRMLKELQSLRYQYIVATDLASRGIDIQGVSHVINAQMPKEEEFYVHRVGRTARAGLQGTAINLYKESDLPLIQKLEKKGLSFDFYEVKNGEWKEVNSYNERQTRERSASSEEKKAKQMVRKPKKVKPGYKKKMKQEADQNLKKMKQNRFRKK
- a CDS encoding 4-hydroxy-3-methylbut-2-enyl diphosphate reductase, whose product is MEVIKIAPRGYCYGVVDAMVIAQNAAKDPNLPRPIYILGMIVHNTHVTDAFEEEGIITVDGKNRNDMLEGINDGTVIFTAHGVSPQVKERAKAKGLTVLDATCPDVTNTHNLIRKKVAEGYEIIYVGKKGHPEPEGAMGVAPGKVHLVQTEEDVNQLEITHDKLMITNQTTMSQWDVYDVMERAKEKFPQLEKQQEICMATQVRQEAVSEQAGKADLTLVVGDPKSNNSNRLAQVSKEKAGTTAYRISDVTEIHLDWLEGVETVAVTAGASTPTPITKEVIKFIEQFDHEDEDTWIRESKVEQKKILPRVKTKKKANRT
- a CDS encoding deoxyribonuclease IV; translation: MLKIGSHVSMKGKKMLLGASEEAASYGAGTFMIYTGAPQNTRRRPLEELNIEAGTEHMKEHGMEDIVVHAPYIINIGNTTKPETFQLGVDFLRNEIARTEALGAKQIVLHPGSHVGQGVDKGIPKIIEGLNEVLHKDQSVQIALETMAGKGSEIGRSFDELAQIIDGVTMNEKLSVCMDTCHIHDAGYNVVEDFDGVLNEFDKIVGLDRLKVIHVNDSKNAQGAGKDRHENVGFGHIGFKALHQVIHHPALKDLPKILETPYVGEDKKNKKPPYRFEIDMVKEGTFDENLKDKIMEQ
- a CDS encoding transglycosylase SLT domain-containing protein: MKENPFLMKSGLAMLLVAVTFFTVHQWNQKEEKTLAEKNQQLENKNEKLVTENDRLKSTNDYLKGQPVETSEKNGYHTWPAIEKKAEQLVKDSGGEFKKSWAMYLVRESKRYEIDPSLVYELLKVETGGTFDPELVGPETKYGHAYGMSQFMKNTAPWIADMADLPYEDELLFDPYYSMQLSLVYLDFLKSKYENWDEALTAYHRGMGGLEQYKEENGHAESWYAEEIQEKADTHTTVAIAK
- a CDS encoding Nif3-like dinuclear metal center hexameric protein codes for the protein MKQQWIVQEIIKQFEEWSPKHLAYDWDNVGLQVGSLNKPVKNIMVTLDVLENVVDEAIEKNVDLIIAHHPLLFVKLNQINLDTPKGRIVQKLIKHDITVYAAHTNLDIAQGGVNDVMADLLGLKNRKPLIKSGEDKLVKLTVFVPEDRADAVRNAISEAGAGHIGNYSHCTYQLSGQGTFQPESGTDPFIGEQGELEVVDEKRIETIVPKSDLAGVLKAMEAAHPYEEVAYDLYPLLNEGESLGAGRVGTLPEPVQLEKFIGQVKEAYEIPSVRASGDFTKMVKTVALLGGSGEKYIHAAKRSGADVYITGDMTFHITQDAMEMGLAVIDPGHHVEKVVCPKVKDYLEEHCNQNGHLNILVSESDTEPFKMV